Proteins encoded by one window of Panicum virgatum strain AP13 chromosome 7N, P.virgatum_v5, whole genome shotgun sequence:
- the LOC120683516 gene encoding uncharacterized protein LOC120683516, with protein sequence MDMPPATQGRRASTVVERKLDELCACLEGALSSRPRRRGPDAAGRLVAEIKAKTDFLRSLLAAEAECHGGARPEHLAEAKARFAVLKATFDQWARSAVAAPEPEEEKEKMVVGQPEKEADSSGSSGSTCSCTDSCQEAVAGDDVEAREAATAAAIASKGHDAGREDDAPARGEAAPGAAAMKREAMGTRDDVKPKDAAGKKREAAEEMRRRTVQRRWWRRGAAWCGAAGVVAVVAVGLAVELAAEAHHNVNVYVVPT encoded by the coding sequence ATGGacatgccgccggcgacgcaGGGACGGCGCGCGAGCACCGTGGTGGAGCGGAAGCTCGACGAGCTCTGCGCCTGCCTCGAGGGCGCGCTGTCGtccaggccgcggcggcggggccccgACGCGGCGGGGCGGCTCGTCGCGGAGATTAAGGCGAAGACCGACTTCCTCCGGTCGCTCCTGGCCGCCGAGGCCGAgtgccacggcggcgcgcgcccggAGCACCTGGCCGAGGCCAAGGCGCGTTTCGCCGTCCTCAAGGCCACGTTCGACCAGTGGGCGCGCAGCGCAGTGGCTGCGCCTGAAccagaggaggagaaggagaagatggtgGTGGGACAGCCTGAGAAGGAGGCCGATTCCTCCGGTTCCTCGGGGTCCACGTGCTCGTGCACTGACTCGTGCCAGGAGGCGGTTGCCGGCGATGACGTTGAAGCacgcgaggcggcgacggcggctgccATTGCCAGCAAGGGCCACGACGCCGGGCGCGAGGACGACGCGCCCGCAcgcggggaggcggcgcccGGTGCCGCCGCCATGAAGCGCGAGGCCATGGGAACACGCGACGATGTGAAGCCGAAGGACGCCGCTGGCAAGAAGCGCGAGGCCGCGGAGGAAATGAGGAGGAGGACCGTGCAGCGGCGCTGGTGGAGGCGCGGCGCCGCTTGGTGCGGTGCTGCCGGCGTGGTCGCGGTCGTCGCCGTCGGCTTGGCGGTGGAGCTGGCCGCGGAGGCTCATCACAATGTAAATGTTTACGTTGTGCCGACGTAG
- the LOC120683517 gene encoding 14 kDa proline-rich protein DC2.15-like: MAGKASITLFLAVNMVVFAMASACGGNCPPSTPSTPSTPTPTPASKGKCPRDALKLGVCANVLGLIKAKVGVPPAEPCCPLLEGLVDLEAAVCLCTAIKGNILGINLNLPIDLSLILNYCGKTVPTGFKCL, translated from the coding sequence ATGGCAGGCAAGGCCTCGATCACGCTGTTCCTGGCCGTCAACATGGTCGTGTTCGCCATGGCCAGCGCCTGCGGCGGCAACTGCCCTCCTTCGACGCCGTCGACCCCATCGACGCCGACCCCGACGCCGGCCTCGAAAGGCAAGTGCCCCCGCGACGCGCTGAAGCTGGGCGTGTGCGCCAACGTGCTGGGCCTCATCAAGGCCAAGGTCGGCGTGCCGCCGGCGGAGCCCTGCTGCCCGCTGTTGGAGGGGCTCGTCGACCTAGAGGCCGCCGTGTGCCTCTGCACCGCCATCAAGGGCAACATCCTCGGCATCAACCTGAACCTGCCCATCGACCTCAGCCTCATCCTCAACTACTGCGGCAAGACCGTGCCCACCGGGTTCAAGTGCCTCTAA